A genomic window from Fusarium verticillioides 7600 chromosome 5, whole genome shotgun sequence includes:
- a CDS encoding homoserine O-acetyltransferase — translation MQSLIRWQGGQHAMQDQLPTQLYTTIDRFMLESGEVLTNATVAFTVKGRLNTQKTNAVIICHALSGSADAADWWSPLLSCPENPILDPNRFCIICCNSLGSPYGSSSPLSVRPGSASYYGHTFPKTTIRDDVRIQKIAVELLGVRSIYCVIGGSMGGMMALEWALLGQHFVRSMVLVATAARQSPWAIAWSENQRATIKSDPKFRSGRYGDDPPRDGLAAARMAAMISYRTHSSFEKRFGRRRLETYAAPNKMLSKVNGNRVPFAVDVQCAARDDGHYDKSGIFLAQSYLRYQGEKFNARFDANCYLHILDKIDSHDIARGRYPGFSDDEAMLKVLGQIRQRTLVVGVPTDGLYPLSEQIFLSQGLKNATFATLQSDDGHDAFLIEGEQLNGLLRSFFGSDHDLQTSIE, via the exons ATGCAATCACTGATTCGATGGCAAGGCGGTCAACATGCAATGCAGGACCAGCTGCCAACGCAGCTATACACGACGATTGATAGGTTCATGCTTGAGTCAGGAGAAGTCCTGACCAACGCGACGGTGGCCTTCACTGTAAAGGGTCGACTTAACACTCAGAAAACCAATGCCGTCATCATATGCCACGCACTTTCCGGCAGTGCTGATGCTGCGGACTGGTGGTCACCGCTTTTATCATGTCCTGAGAACCCAATCCTTGATCCCAACAGgttctgcatcatctgctgcAATTCCTTAGGAAGTCCATATGGCTCATCGAGCCCGCTATCTGTAAGACCAGGCAGTGCATCTTATTATGGACACACGTTCCCGAAAACAACTATTCGTGACGATGTACG AATCCAAAAGATAGCCGTTGAATTGCTCGGGGTGCGATCGATATATTGCGTTATAGGAGGCAGCATGGGCGGCATGATGGCGCTGGAGTGGGCATTGCTTGGCCAGCATTTCGTACGATCCATGGTTCTCGTCGCGACCGCAGCCAGACAAAGTCCTTGGGCCATAGCCTGGAGTGAGAACCAACGGGCAACCATAAAGTCCGATCCCAAGTTCCGTAGTGGGCGCTACGGTGACGATCCTCCTCGAGATGGCCTCGCGGCTGCACGCATGGCAGCCATGATATCGTACCGAACGCACTCATCTTTCGAAAAGCGATTCGGAAGACGCAGGTTGGAGACTTACGCGGCGCCCAATAAGATGCTCTCGAAAGTCAACGGTAACCGTGTGCCATTCGCGGTCGATGTGCAGTGTGCAGCGCGAGATGATGGGCACTATGACAAGTCGGGTATATTCTTGGCGCAAAGCTATCTGCGTTATCAAGGAGAAAAGTTCAATGCTCGCTTTGACGCCAACTGCTACCTGCATATCTTGGACAAGATCGATTCCCATGACATCGCCCGTGGCCGGTACCCGGGGTtttcagatgatgaggctaTGCTCAAAGTCCTCGGTCAGATTCGACAGCGCACATTGGTTGTCGGGGTCCCTACTGATGGTCTCTACCCACTCTCTGAGCAAATTTTCTTGTCCCAGGGTTTGAAGAATGCAACTTTTGCAACGCTCCAGAGCGACGATGGGCATGATGCGTTTCTCATCGAAGGTGAACAGCTCAATGGATTGTTGCGATCATTCTTCGGCTCGGATCATGACCTACA